In the genome of Massilia sp. W12, the window TCGGCCGCCAGCCGGCTTTGCTGCGTCAGATATTGCAAAATGCACAGACGGTTGCGCCATTGCCAGGACGCGCTGCGGGAGTCGATGAATTCAAATAACAAGCCTGCGGGCAATTGCGCCGCCAGTTGCGCGTCGCCATCCACAATCAGCAGCGGCAGATGGGGCGCGGCTTGCTGCAGCTGCGCTGCAGCGTCCGGCAGCCAGGGACAGGCGGCATGCGCCAGGGCTAATAAAAACGGGCCGGCAGCGCTCAGCGCCGCCTCGATCTGCGCCAGATCCGCCGCCATCCGTATCCCGCCTTCATATTGCAGCCATGGCAAGTCGCGCTGCAAAGCGGCAGGATCGGGGTCAAACAGCAATATCGCGGGGTTGCTCTGCATGCCAGCTTCCATCGCAATCCCGGCGCAAGCGCCGGGGGTTTGAGTCACTCAGCCAGATGGCTGACGCGCTTACATCAGATTGCGTTTTTCCGTCAACTTCCCTTTGATCGACTCAAAGATCACCACCGTACCGTCTTTGACATCGCCTTTTTGATCAAATTCGACGGTGCCTTGAATCTTGCCGTCAAACGCGCCTTTGGCCAAGGTGTCGAGCCAGACTTTGGGATCGGTCGAACGGGCGGTTTGCATCGCTTCGGCAAACACATTCATGCCGGTGTAAGCCAGCGTCGAATAGGTGCCGGGCTGGGCTTTGTATTTTGTGTTGTAGAGCTGGGTGAAACTGATGCCGGCCGCCAGCCAGGACGGCGGCACGCCAGCGATTGAGCAATAGAAATTCTGATCCGCTGCGCCCTTGGCCACTTTGTCGATATTCTGGATAAAAGAGGCGTCGCACATCGCATCGCCGGCGACAAACAGCGCATTCACGCCTTGTTCACGCATGTTTTTCAACAGCGGCAGGCCGACGCCCTCATCACCGCCGAAAAACACCACATCCGGATTGGCGGCCTTGATTTTGCCGACCAGATCAATATAGGAATAGCTCGCGTTTTTACCATCCACGCTTTCATAACCGGGCTTGATGCCGGCCTCATCAAGCTTTTTCTTGACCTCTTCCGCCAGACCGACGCCGAACAGGGTTTTATCGTCCACCATGAACACGCTCTTGGCGCGCAGTTTTTCAGCGATCAGGCGGCCCAGACTGGCGCCTTGCTGAATATCATCGGCGGTGATGCGGAAGGTGGTTTTCAAACCCATCCGCGTATATTTCGGAT includes:
- a CDS encoding branched-chain amino acid ABC transporter substrate-binding protein, which codes for MKYISRGVLILCAVAGLSACSRSVDVKIGLVAPMSGSLGQYGKDMEQGAQVALDELMSESFRIDGKKVNFILVTRDDKADRETGKKMAQELVNEGVVAVFGHFNSGVSIEAAPIYAKAGIPQLSPSTNPKYTRMGLKTTFRITADDIQQGASLGRLIAEKLRAKSVFMVDDKTLFGVGLAEEVKKKLDEAGIKPGYESVDGKNASYSYIDLVGKIKAANPDVVFFGGDEGVGLPLLKNMREQGVNALFVAGDAMCDASFIQNIDKVAKGAADQNFYCSIAGVPPSWLAAGISFTQLYNTKYKAQPGTYSTLAYTGMNVFAEAMQTARSTDPKVWLDTLAKGAFDGKIQGTVEFDQKGDVKDGTVVIFESIKGKLTEKRNLM